In one window of Methanoculleus chikugoensis DNA:
- the pglZ gene encoding BREX-4 system phosphatase PglZ has protein sequence MNESVFIHVSSFDELAQRLHQKYHEGVAQYTSTFRYPASIIFFDSKQEYKRFIQESPWEIRTLSEVFGDKEEISCYQIRKWLNALLSEHSKEPVVVLPITEYIRVCKPHNPPLIDQIFTSIVQAEFSPIIAPMLDYSFSYQRFFAEFPHQDRMAEVFSYDSPAKDQDPAIEIILDETGMVPTEGHEVITTLKGWIKLWETGEIADKNNLIIQNKRIIEAIKDTDISVPKVNKRIVENQKDYLSYYQNIDPTSFTIEPDATIWNVIFSNLHTDCRKNSWSKIVTTILGSTDNLEEDITKYWEDSIRIEMRVQRWFWLNEAKKRSLSSPFPERLVKEVEDPEQLLDYAYNIGISSEIDAQSLKDRAKLLKRFKKPLFNTGILTFEQNYAEWKERQGADYRKIVEHTTGIFPFERQAIVEVVSLLMREQSGFPNELFPVIEECWPAFAAYIEPAIGNALEKEVSIKDDPQGFANQYFAQYIRAKLVYDAPTKRLEEMQHQYFGEWKDTLGALSIGKIPQHNDTSFKAQIDADGYIFLDGVGYEWHNVIRVLFERKEWKITSIQPIFSQLPSDTAHFPLLDPVKEYRDFDGLIHKHYQYPRTIFEELEILEQIVERIHQWHKDKPIWIVSDHGSTAFARKGRARSIKGVKKEHGGRCGTFKGGHLNEDGRTHCVLEKTASYAVSLSYDNYGETSPQGEAHGGAMPEETLALALLIAPPGTDTSSDPITVKAERNSYSALDPEIVLRVSGTAGIQIESVTIRINRGVRKLIPPEWIVKTSIKIPVAVVEELGFKPGENTLDITFNKSMQATCSVEYASGSTVTGFDQVFKL, from the coding sequence ATGAATGAATCGGTATTCATCCACGTTTCATCATTTGACGAGCTCGCTCAAAGGCTTCACCAAAAATACCATGAAGGAGTGGCACAATATACAAGTACTTTCCGATATCCCGCTTCGATCATCTTTTTCGATTCTAAACAGGAGTATAAACGGTTCATTCAAGAATCCCCCTGGGAAATCCGAACACTATCGGAAGTATTTGGAGATAAAGAAGAGATCTCTTGCTATCAGATCAGGAAGTGGCTCAACGCTCTTCTCAGCGAGCACAGTAAGGAACCTGTGGTTGTTTTACCCATAACAGAGTACATCCGGGTGTGCAAACCTCATAACCCGCCGTTAATTGACCAAATATTTACAAGTATCGTACAGGCGGAGTTTTCACCGATAATTGCTCCAATGCTGGATTATTCATTCAGTTACCAGAGATTCTTTGCAGAATTTCCCCATCAGGATAGGATGGCAGAAGTGTTCTCGTACGACTCACCTGCAAAAGATCAAGATCCGGCGATCGAAATAATTCTCGACGAGACAGGAATGGTCCCAACAGAGGGACATGAGGTTATTACCACCCTAAAAGGATGGATAAAATTATGGGAAACTGGCGAGATAGCAGACAAAAATAACCTGATAATACAGAACAAACGCATCATCGAAGCGATTAAGGATACTGACATATCAGTCCCGAAAGTGAACAAACGGATCGTTGAGAACCAAAAGGATTACCTCTCGTACTACCAGAATATCGACCCCACATCTTTCACGATTGAGCCAGACGCAACAATCTGGAATGTTATATTCAGCAACCTCCACACAGACTGCCGTAAAAATTCGTGGAGCAAGATTGTCACGACGATTCTCGGGAGTACAGACAACCTTGAGGAGGACATTACCAAGTATTGGGAAGACTCGATTCGAATCGAAATGCGTGTGCAGAGGTGGTTCTGGTTAAATGAGGCTAAAAAACGATCTCTCTCATCACCATTCCCGGAAAGACTTGTAAAAGAGGTGGAAGACCCTGAACAATTACTCGACTATGCGTACAACATCGGAATATCCAGCGAGATCGACGCTCAAAGCCTGAAAGATCGAGCAAAACTGTTAAAGAGGTTTAAGAAGCCGTTATTCAACACGGGAATTTTAACTTTTGAACAGAATTACGCAGAGTGGAAAGAGCGCCAGGGAGCCGATTACAGGAAGATAGTCGAACATACAACAGGGATCTTCCCCTTCGAGCGTCAAGCAATAGTAGAAGTCGTCTCGCTCCTAATGAGAGAGCAATCTGGGTTTCCAAATGAATTATTCCCGGTCATCGAAGAATGCTGGCCGGCGTTTGCAGCATACATCGAACCTGCCATTGGGAATGCTCTTGAGAAAGAAGTTTCAATCAAGGATGATCCACAGGGCTTCGCCAATCAGTATTTTGCACAGTACATTCGTGCGAAGTTAGTCTATGATGCCCCGACAAAAAGGCTGGAGGAGATGCAGCATCAGTACTTTGGTGAGTGGAAAGATACACTTGGAGCACTCTCCATCGGGAAAATTCCTCAACATAACGATACATCATTTAAGGCCCAGATTGATGCTGACGGATATATTTTCTTAGACGGAGTAGGTTATGAATGGCACAATGTCATAAGGGTTCTTTTTGAGAGGAAAGAGTGGAAGATCACATCAATTCAGCCAATATTTTCTCAACTTCCAAGCGATACGGCTCACTTCCCGCTCTTAGATCCTGTGAAAGAATACCGAGATTTTGACGGATTAATCCATAAACATTATCAGTACCCTAGAACTATTTTCGAGGAACTTGAAATACTAGAGCAAATTGTTGAGAGAATTCATCAGTGGCATAAAGACAAGCCGATCTGGATCGTATCAGATCACGGTTCAACAGCATTCGCACGTAAAGGGAGGGCAAGATCTATAAAAGGGGTTAAAAAGGAGCATGGAGGACGTTGTGGAACATTTAAAGGAGGTCACTTGAACGAGGATGGAAGAACCCACTGTGTTCTCGAGAAAACAGCATCTTATGCTGTCTCTCTGAGTTACGATAACTATGGAGAGACATCGCCTCAAGGAGAGGCCCACGGGGGCGCGATGCCTGAAGAAACTCTTGCCCTCGCTCTGCTGATCGCGCCACCTGGAACTGATACGTCTTCAGATCCAATAACCGTAAAGGCAGAAAGAAACTCGTATTCGGCTCTCGATCCCGAGATCGTATTACGGGTCAGTGGAACAGCAGGCATCCAAATTGAGTCAGTAACCATCAGAATAAACAGAGGAGTACGAAAACTAATTCCACCAGAGTGGATAGTGAAAACCTCCATCAAAATTCCAGTTGCAGTAGTTGAAGAGTTAGGCTTTAAGCCGGGCGAGAATACGCTTGATATCACTTTCAATAAATCAATGCAAGCAACCTGCTCTGTAGAGTATGCTTCGGGATCTACAGTTACAGGGTTTGATCAGGTCTTCAAATTATGA
- the brxL gene encoding BREX system Lon protease-like protein BrxL, translated as MEEKIPETMTFDETSEPREYAPDELDKKIRELFPGESVNKRLTKTGLLSSRALPSFVSDWLISKFSSGNQLDTLALQRFLDNYLPDKSRAEEIKHRLMSDRARVTILADFRVTPNIQSGEEYLEIPILDVTGKEGMVDPIILDKSPELLNGGMWGVGELVYNQPESRKKDGRIVLKEFTPFRPYQANLDYYRKARSRFSSTIEWIDFLLKNMEYDPHSFEDTSQKMRMISRLLPFVQPRVNLIELAPKGTGKSYVFGRLSKYGWLISGGSVSRAQLFYDISKKRRGLITRFDYVALDEIQSIKFGSNPEEVIGALKGYLESGAYNVASYSAQADAGFIILGNIPISESGRPISNNYFDSLPNFMQEGAFLDRFHGFIEGWKLPRIKVGSIGKGYALNSEFFSEVMHGLRSDTTPAAVVDAYLDVPKDADKRDVTAVTRIASGFLKLLYPQVRSVNEIDVNDFETYCFEPALRMRTIIREQLHRLDEEFPEDMPEVVVKKV; from the coding sequence ATGGAAGAAAAAATACCTGAAACAATGACATTTGATGAGACTAGCGAGCCTCGCGAGTACGCTCCTGACGAGTTAGACAAAAAGATCCGAGAACTATTCCCCGGAGAGTCTGTCAATAAGCGCCTAACGAAGACGGGCCTTCTTTCATCTCGAGCCTTGCCCTCCTTCGTATCGGACTGGTTGATCTCAAAGTTTTCCTCAGGGAACCAACTGGATACGCTTGCATTGCAGCGCTTCCTCGATAATTACCTCCCAGATAAAAGTAGAGCAGAAGAGATCAAGCATCGCCTGATGTCAGATCGCGCACGGGTAACGATCCTCGCTGATTTTAGAGTTACGCCCAATATCCAATCTGGAGAAGAGTATCTAGAGATACCGATCTTAGATGTGACCGGAAAAGAGGGTATGGTAGACCCAATCATTCTCGATAAATCACCAGAATTGCTGAACGGTGGCATGTGGGGAGTTGGAGAACTCGTATACAACCAACCAGAAAGCAGAAAGAAAGATGGGAGAATCGTTCTTAAGGAATTTACTCCATTCCGCCCGTATCAGGCCAATCTGGATTATTATCGAAAGGCTCGCTCCAGATTTTCATCAACGATCGAATGGATCGATTTCCTTCTGAAGAACATGGAGTATGATCCCCACAGTTTCGAGGATACATCTCAGAAGATGAGGATGATATCGCGGCTTCTGCCGTTTGTTCAGCCGAGGGTCAATCTCATAGAACTCGCCCCAAAAGGAACCGGAAAATCCTACGTATTCGGGAGGTTGAGCAAATACGGCTGGCTAATCAGCGGGGGCTCTGTAAGCAGAGCTCAGTTATTCTACGATATCAGCAAAAAGCGCCGGGGGCTTATCACGCGGTTCGACTACGTGGCTCTTGATGAAATTCAATCAATAAAGTTTGGCAGCAATCCCGAAGAGGTAATTGGTGCCTTAAAGGGCTATTTAGAGTCGGGAGCGTATAACGTAGCCTCGTACAGCGCACAGGCAGATGCAGGCTTTATAATACTCGGCAATATTCCCATTTCAGAGAGCGGCCGGCCAATAAGTAACAACTATTTCGACTCACTGCCGAACTTTATGCAGGAAGGGGCGTTCCTCGATCGGTTCCATGGATTTATCGAAGGGTGGAAGTTGCCCAGGATAAAGGTAGGGAGCATTGGAAAGGGGTATGCGCTCAACTCGGAGTTCTTCTCTGAGGTAATGCATGGGCTTAGAAGTGACACAACTCCTGCTGCGGTCGTTGATGCGTATCTCGATGTGCCCAAGGATGCTGATAAACGAGATGTTACGGCAGTAACCCGAATTGCGTCAGGATTCTTGAAACTGTTATACCCACAGGTACGCTCAGTTAATGAGATTGATGTGAATGATTTTGAGACGTATTGTTTTGAGCCGGCGTTAAGGATGCGGACAATCATCCGAGAACAATTGCACAGGTTAGATGAAGAGTTCCCAGAAGATATGCCGGAAGTTGTAGTCAAAAAGGTATAG
- a CDS encoding HIT family protein gives MDPLTCPFCNPAEDEIILANDLCYARYDKYPVSPGHLLLIPYRHIPDFFAATDAEHAALLALVREAKTLLDEQFHPDGYNIGVNVRAAAGQTVMHLHVHVIPRYAGDVDDPRGGVRGAVPEKRVY, from the coding sequence ATGGACCCCCTGACCTGCCCGTTCTGCAACCCCGCAGAAGACGAGATCATCCTCGCAAACGATCTCTGCTACGCCCGCTATGATAAATATCCCGTCAGCCCCGGCCACCTCCTCCTCATCCCCTACCGCCACATCCCCGACTTCTTCGCCGCGACCGACGCGGAGCATGCCGCCCTCCTCGCCCTCGTCCGGGAGGCAAAAACCCTCCTCGACGAACAATTCCATCCCGACGGCTACAACATCGGCGTGAACGTGCGAGCAGCCGCCGGCCAGACGGTGATGCACCTCCACGTCCACGTCATCCCCCGCTACGCTGGCGACGTGGACGACCCCCGGGGCGGGGTCAGGGGGGCGGTCCCGGAGAAGAGGGTGTATTGA